One genomic region from Osmerus mordax isolate fOsmMor3 chromosome 4, fOsmMor3.pri, whole genome shotgun sequence encodes:
- the ccl35.1 gene encoding chemokine (C-C motif) ligand 35, duplicate 1 has product MSASRLSLLPVLFLLMGAITLSQGLRMNAPRKCCFSFINSQPKHPVVSFTRTSQHCSTPAVLLKIKTGRQLCARPSDSWVVKTISFLDNKNTGVETPLQ; this is encoded by the exons ATGTCTGCTTCTcgcctctctctgctgcctgtgcTCTTCCTGCTGATGGGGGCCATCACACTGAGCCAAG ggctCCGTATGAATGCACCTAGGAAGTGCTGCTTCAGCTTCATCAACAGTCAGCCCAAACATCCAGTGGTCAGCTTCACCAGGACCAGCCAACACTGCTCCACCCCTGCCGTGCt GCTGAAGATAAAAACTGGTCGCCAACTGTGTGCCCGCCCATCTGACAGTTGGGTGGTGAAGACCATCAGCTTCCTGGACAACAAGAACACTGGGGTCGAGACACCCCTCCAGTAA